From the Phycisphaerae bacterium genome, one window contains:
- a CDS encoding VCBS repeat-containing protein: MPSNRPWLWVVAIPVAFWIGSLAAPAADAPRGKDIPKPPKLNWEKKQLKDDLNEGIAVGDINNDGTLDISSGTSWYEGPSFKARPLRELQIDNEEFMTSNSEHLFDLNGDGFLDVISGSWFSDKLFWYENPGPKGFDAGKAWAEHLVVDGQNACEGTLLVDLDGDKAPEIVVNSWDENKPMTVVRITPGKGGQMPRFMRIDVGDKGHGHGIVVGDVNGDRRPDIVVPKGWFEQPAEGPWTTKWKFHPGLELTHTSLPGLIVDVNNDGKNDIVIGHAHDYGLFWLEQGPAKDGEITWTRHDIDQSISQYHCLIWADLDGDGRNEVVTGKRWRGHKGADPGSADPICVVRYLWDPAKKAFERDAITFNDKVGTGMQIRAVDLNRDGRLDIAVAGKTGTYVLFNKGPARK, translated from the coding sequence ATGCCGAGCAACAGACCATGGTTGTGGGTGGTGGCCATTCCGGTCGCCTTTTGGATCGGATCGCTGGCCGCCCCGGCGGCAGATGCTCCCCGAGGCAAGGACATCCCCAAGCCGCCAAAGCTGAACTGGGAGAAGAAGCAGCTGAAGGACGACCTCAACGAGGGCATCGCCGTCGGTGACATCAACAACGACGGCACGTTGGACATCAGTTCGGGCACCAGCTGGTACGAGGGCCCCAGCTTCAAGGCCCGTCCTCTGCGCGAGCTGCAAATCGACAACGAGGAATTCATGACCAGCAACAGCGAGCACCTGTTCGACCTCAATGGCGACGGATTCCTCGATGTCATCTCCGGCTCATGGTTCTCGGACAAGCTCTTCTGGTACGAGAACCCGGGCCCAAAGGGTTTCGACGCAGGCAAAGCGTGGGCCGAGCATCTGGTCGTTGACGGCCAGAACGCCTGCGAGGGCACGCTGCTTGTAGACCTCGACGGCGACAAGGCCCCCGAGATCGTGGTCAACAGCTGGGACGAGAACAAGCCGATGACCGTCGTTCGCATCACCCCGGGCAAAGGCGGGCAGATGCCCAGGTTCATGCGGATCGATGTCGGCGACAAGGGCCATGGGCACGGCATCGTGGTGGGCGACGTCAACGGCGACAGGCGGCCGGACATCGTCGTGCCCAAGGGTTGGTTCGAACAGCCGGCCGAGGGTCCCTGGACTACCAAGTGGAAGTTCCACCCTGGCCTGGAACTCACCCACACGTCGCTGCCAGGGCTGATCGTCGATGTGAACAACGACGGCAAGAACGACATCGTCATCGGGCACGCCCACGACTACGGTCTGTTCTGGCTCGAGCAGGGACCGGCCAAGGACGGCGAGATCACCTGGACCCGTCACGACATCGACCAGAGCATCTCCCAGTATCATTGCCTGATCTGGGCTGATCTGGACGGCGATGGCAGGAACGAGGTCGTCACCGGCAAACGCTGGCGCGGGCACAAGGGCGCCGATCCCGGCTCGGCCGACCCCATCTGCGTGGTACGCTACCTGTGGGACCCGGCCAAGAAGGCGTTTGAACGTGACGCTATCACCTTCAACGACAAGGTTGGCACGGGCATGCAGATTCGAGCGGTCGATCTGAACCGAGACGGCAGACTCGATATCGCCGTGGCCGGCAAAACCGGAACGTACGTCTTGTTCAACAAGGGACCAGCCAGAAAGTGA
- the sppA gene encoding signal peptide peptidase SppA: MPHSKPMSRVAPPVALIAVLVVVAGCGPMAYKITPVPADQALEESVVLKDKGLALSKIALIDVEGIIMDARKPHLFGEGEHPVSLLTEKLDKAASDSMVKAVILRINSPGGTVTASDLMYNEVRHFKQATNGTRPVVAVLMDVAASGGYYIACSADEIVAHPTTVTGSIGVIMQMVNFSDTMNKIGVSADAITSGKMKDAGSPLRKMKAEEREVFKKMVDQFYDRFVDVVATGRPKLTKARIREVADGRVYSAGQALDLGFVDRIDDLRGTVGVLKKQLGLSRVQVVTYDRPLGWKPNLYAAEPGSGPQVNLINVDLPETWPRTTPQFLYLWVPGLL; encoded by the coding sequence GTGCCTCACTCGAAACCAATGTCGCGTGTCGCTCCACCCGTCGCCCTGATCGCCGTGCTGGTCGTCGTCGCGGGTTGTGGGCCCATGGCCTACAAGATCACCCCAGTCCCGGCCGATCAGGCACTCGAGGAATCGGTCGTTCTCAAGGACAAGGGCCTGGCCCTGTCCAAGATCGCCCTGATCGACGTCGAGGGCATCATCATGGACGCCCGCAAGCCACACCTGTTCGGCGAGGGTGAGCATCCCGTGTCGCTGCTGACCGAGAAACTGGACAAGGCGGCGAGTGATTCCATGGTCAAGGCCGTCATTCTGCGCATCAATTCGCCGGGCGGCACCGTAACCGCCAGCGACCTGATGTACAACGAGGTCAGACACTTCAAGCAGGCTACCAACGGCACGCGGCCAGTTGTAGCCGTGCTCATGGACGTGGCTGCCAGCGGAGGTTACTACATCGCCTGCTCGGCCGACGAGATCGTTGCTCACCCGACCACCGTCACCGGCAGCATCGGCGTGATCATGCAGATGGTCAATTTCAGCGACACAATGAACAAGATCGGGGTCAGCGCCGACGCCATCACTTCCGGAAAGATGAAGGACGCCGGCTCGCCGTTGCGGAAGATGAAAGCCGAGGAGCGCGAAGTATTCAAGAAGATGGTCGACCAGTTCTACGATCGGTTCGTGGACGTCGTCGCCACCGGCCGGCCCAAACTGACCAAGGCCAGGATTCGGGAAGTGGCCGACGGCCGGGTTTACTCGGCGGGGCAGGCTCTGGACCTCGGCTTCGTCGACCGGATCGACGATCTGCGCGGCACGGTCGGAGTCCTCAAGAAGCAGCTCGGGCTCAGCCGCGTCCAGGTCGTAACCTACGACCGGCCCCTGGGCTGGAAACCGAATCTCTACGCGGCTGAACCCGGAAGTGGCCCGCAGGTGAACCTGATCAACGTGGACTTGCCCGAGACCTGGCCGCGCACCACTCCGCAGTTCCTGTACCTCTGGGTGCCCGGGCTGCTATAG
- a CDS encoding DUF2961 domain-containing protein codes for MNMGNLSRLSNAKTRSISAENFNGEKGKGGMATEGTGKNASRDLGQGWKVSPSVGIKAKKTFTLAEIQGPGAIQQIWFTPTGHWRYLILRIWWDGEAEPSVEVPIGDFFACGWNEYAQVTSLPVCVNPGSAFNCYWVMPFRKSCKMTVENIGEKDETLYYQINYTLTDVPADEAQFHAQFRRANPLAYKDVYSLVDGIKGKGHYVGTYMAWQANSNGWWGEGEIKFYLDGDKEFPTICGTGTEDYFCGSYCFLVKNPMTGKEEYREYTTPFAGMPQVIRPDGVYKANTRFGLYRWHIMDPIRFETDLKVTMQALGWRSAGRYLPLKDDIASVSFWYQTEPHAPFPKLPGKDDLEVN; via the coding sequence ATGAATATGGGAAATCTATCCAGATTGTCGAATGCCAAGACTCGGTCTATCTCCGCCGAGAACTTCAACGGCGAGAAGGGAAAAGGTGGAATGGCCACCGAGGGCACCGGCAAGAACGCGTCTCGCGACCTGGGACAGGGCTGGAAGGTGTCCCCATCCGTGGGCATCAAGGCCAAGAAGACCTTCACTTTGGCCGAGATCCAGGGTCCGGGTGCGATTCAGCAGATCTGGTTCACACCCACGGGCCACTGGCGCTACCTGATCCTGCGGATCTGGTGGGACGGCGAGGCGGAGCCCTCGGTCGAGGTGCCGATCGGCGACTTCTTCGCCTGCGGGTGGAACGAGTATGCCCAGGTCACCTCGTTGCCGGTGTGCGTGAATCCGGGCAGTGCCTTCAACTGCTACTGGGTCATGCCCTTCCGCAAATCCTGCAAGATGACCGTCGAGAACATCGGCGAGAAGGATGAGACCCTCTACTACCAGATCAACTACACCCTGACCGATGTGCCGGCGGACGAGGCTCAGTTCCACGCCCAGTTCCGCCGCGCCAATCCGCTGGCCTACAAGGATGTCTACTCCCTGGTGGACGGCATCAAGGGCAAGGGCCACTATGTCGGCACCTACATGGCCTGGCAGGCGAACAGCAACGGCTGGTGGGGCGAGGGCGAGATCAAGTTCTACCTGGACGGCGACAAGGAGTTTCCGACCATCTGCGGGACCGGCACTGAGGACTACTTCTGCGGCTCTTACTGCTTCCTGGTCAAGAACCCGATGACCGGCAAGGAGGAGTACCGCGAGTACACCACCCCCTTTGCGGGCATGCCCCAGGTCATCCGGCCGGATGGCGTCTACAAAGCCAACACCCGCTTCGGGCTATACCGCTGGCATATCATGGATCCGATCCGTTTCGAAACCGACCTGAAGGTGACCATGCAGGCCCTGGGCTGGCGTTCGGCGGGGCGCTACCTGCCGCTGAAGGACGACATCGCGTCCGTGTCCTTCTGGTATCAGACCGAGCCGCACGCTCCATTCCCCAAGCTGCCGGGCAAGGACGATCTCGAGGTGAACTGA
- a CDS encoding metallopeptidase family protein, which produces MHLSDDEFEAVVDEAIQAIPEGFHSYLQDIAIDIEDMPSPEVCRDIKARDPRGILGLYHGTPLTERHVDQTYRYPERIVIYQSNIERMCRTRRQMIEQIKTTVLHEVGHHFGLSERQLRELGYG; this is translated from the coding sequence TTGCATCTGAGCGACGACGAGTTTGAGGCGGTGGTTGATGAGGCCATTCAGGCGATTCCTGAGGGGTTCCATTCCTATCTGCAGGATATCGCGATCGACATCGAGGACATGCCCAGCCCGGAGGTTTGCAGGGACATCAAGGCCCGCGACCCGCGCGGCATTCTCGGCCTGTACCATGGCACGCCTCTGACCGAGCGGCACGTAGATCAGACCTACCGCTATCCCGAGCGGATCGTTATCTACCAGAGCAACATCGAACGGATGTGCCGCACCAGGCGGCAGATGATCGAGCAGATCAAGACCACCGTCCTGCACGAGGTCGGCCACCACTTCGGCCTCAGCGAGCGCCAGCTTCGCGAACTGGGCTACGGGTGA
- a CDS encoding Fe-S cluster protein, whose product MSSVTPELQSILSDLPGLDCGLCGRRSCAEFAKAVLERPGEIKRCAHKNGAGCVARPAAKFAAPVACAAPAVKASACAESCAAYEMGDAHEGVAHKDSLGRDFDFVLDTFPNEPGPRETMLPHNPLITREMNITRGDLVIGRPLGMSCGCPITHCGVVMNVEPRTGVIVWCVTGPLSPRAGAHKDIGYYSAEAYEGLVKDTRAELKIGMRYWFMPRRCMLQWRHSGLVNFISKGKHGVQVRIEGLYIG is encoded by the coding sequence ATGTCGAGTGTTACGCCCGAACTGCAGTCCATCCTGAGCGATCTGCCTGGCTTGGATTGCGGGCTATGCGGCCGGCGGTCCTGTGCGGAGTTCGCCAAGGCCGTGCTAGAGCGGCCCGGCGAGATCAAGCGCTGCGCCCACAAGAATGGAGCGGGCTGCGTCGCACGTCCGGCAGCCAAGTTCGCCGCGCCCGTTGCCTGCGCTGCGCCCGCCGTCAAGGCCTCGGCGTGCGCGGAAAGCTGCGCCGCCTACGAAATGGGCGACGCGCACGAAGGTGTGGCCCACAAGGACTCGCTTGGCCGCGATTTCGATTTCGTGCTCGACACCTTCCCGAACGAGCCCGGCCCGCGCGAGACCATGCTGCCGCACAATCCCCTCATCACCCGCGAGATGAACATCACCCGCGGGGACCTCGTCATCGGCCGGCCGCTGGGCATGTCCTGCGGATGCCCGATCACCCACTGCGGCGTGGTCATGAACGTCGAGCCGCGGACCGGCGTGATTGTCTGGTGTGTGACCGGCCCGCTGAGCCCACGTGCCGGCGCTCACAAGGACATCGGCTACTACTCGGCCGAGGCCTACGAAGGGCTGGTCAAGGATACCCGCGCGGAGTTGAAGATCGGGATGCGCTACTGGTTCATGCCTCGGCGGTGTATGCTTCAGTGGCGGCACAGCGGATTGGTCAACTTCATCAGCAAGGGCAAGCACGGTGTACAGGTTCGGATCGAGGGCCTGTACATCGGATAG